A segment of the Sphingomicrobium flavum genome:
CGGTCCCCGAAGAATGCGCCGATAATATCCTGTGCCTTGAAGGCGCCGGCGCGATCGGCTGCAATTTCGAGGACCAGCATGTCGGCGGCCACGGGCTGCACGATCTCGACCTCCAGGTCCGCCGCATTGCCGCGATGCGCAAGGCGGTGGGGGACCATTTCTTCATCAATGCGCGCACCGACCTGATGCTCAAGAAGGACAAGGATGCGCCGACCCCGCTCGAGGAGATTATCGAGCGGGGCAAGGCCTTTGCCGATGCGGGCGCCAGCGGTTTCTTCGTACCGCGCCTGTCTGACCCGTCTGAAGTGGAGAAAGTCGTGGCCGCAGTGCCGCTGCCCCTGAACCTCATCGCTTTCCCCGGCGCGCCGGACAAGAAAGTGTGGGCCGATGCAGGCGTCGCGCGCATCAGCCACGGGCCGTTCCCGCTCAAGGCGCTGATGGAAAAATTCGGCGACATGGCGAAAGAGGCGCTGGCCTAGCGACTGCCTTGGCCATCCGGGCTTTGCGCGATGGTGGCGGGTTGAAGGGGCGGTGGATCCTTGCCGCGCCTTTTCATCCGCTTGCGCTGGGCGCCGCGATCAAGGCTCGAATTTGGCCATGAGCGACTTGGCCGCTTCGCTATCGAGCGGCAGGATCACGGCGCTGGCGCAGGGGTTCTGGACCGGTGCATAATCTTCGGGCCGCTCGGCCACTTCGCCACCCAATATGATGTCGTCGGGGCCAACCGTCCCGCGCGGAGCGGTCAGCGCGAAGAGGAAGGGGCCAGGGCCCAGCTGTTCGGGCTCGGCATAGGTCGAATTGTTCCAGCTCACCCAGACGCGATCGGCGATCTCGCCCTTCAGGCGCCGATCGACCGTCAGTTGGAACCGGGCATAATCGGGCAGCAGCCGCGCCGTCGGATCGAGATAACGTTGGCGGTCTTCATCGGACAGGTAGGGGTTGGCCAGCATGCGCTGGCGCCACTGCCGGTCGGAGATGATCCGATAGTCGCTGATACGCCCCGTCACGATGATCACGGCGTCGTTCGCGGGGTCGACTTCGGTCAGGCCCTTATAAAAACGGCATGCCGCAGCGGGCTGTGCCAGCGCGAGGGCACCTAGAATGAAAAGCGGCTTTGCCCACATGAAGCAGTGACTCCTCGGCAGTCTGCGCATTCTATCAGACTCACGCCGCAACCTGCAAATCAGATGCGGCGCAGCAGTCCAGGCAGGAGCGCCCATTGCAGCAATGCACGCACGACTAGGAAGAGGACGAAGCTTAACCACAGGCCGTGATTGCCCATGGGCCAGGTCAGCCATAGGGCGGCAGCGTAGGCCACGGCGCCTCCCGCCATGGTGAAGAGCAGCTGCCGGGTCCAGCTGGCGCCGACATAGACGCCATCGAAGATGAAACCGGCGACCCCCGCGAAGGGGATGATGACCAGCCACGGGGCCATGGCCTGCGCGGCGGCGGCGACTTGGCTCGTGGCGGCGAAGCTGGCGAGGATGGGGTCGGCGAACAGCGCGAACATGGCGGCGAGCGCCGCGGCGGCGAGGAAACCTCTGGCCTGGATGGCTTTGACATTAGCGATAAAGCCAGCGCGGTCGCTGGCGCCCTTGCGCTCGCCGTTCAGCACCTGCGCGGCATTTTCAAAGCCGTCGAGCAGCAGGGCCGAGAAGATGAAGAGCTGGTAGAGGATGCCGTTGGCCGCAAGGATCACCGCGCCGCGTTCCGCGCTCAGGCGGGTCAGCGCGGCAAGGCTGACCATCAGGATGACGGTGCGCAAAAACAGATCGCGATTGACGCTGAGGAAGGGTTTGAGGTTGGCCCAGCAGCGGGTGGCGCGGTCGCCCAGCGCGGGCATCAGGTCGGGGTGGCCTCTAAGGATGATGGCGCTGACGATGGCGAGCTTCACATATTCAGCCGCGACGCTCGACCAGGCAACGCCGGCAATGCCGAAGTCGAGCCCGAGC
Coding sequences within it:
- a CDS encoding isocitrate lyase/PEP mutase family protein: MGAFAQFAALHVPGNPVILYNIWDAGSARAVEAAGAKAIATGSHPVADAMGLEDGENVPLDLAMDNVARIVEAVDLPVSVDFEGAYSSVPEECADNILCLEGAGAIGCNFEDQHVGGHGLHDLDLQVRRIAAMRKAVGDHFFINARTDLMLKKDKDAPTPLEEIIERGKAFADAGASGFFVPRLSDPSEVEKVVAAVPLPLNLIAFPGAPDKKVWADAGVARISHGPFPLKALMEKFGDMAKEALA
- a CDS encoding MATE family efflux transporter, whose amino-acid sequence is MKSARIDSRAIWALAIPAMLTNVATALIGIGDMWIVGRLEDAATQGAVDVGARLFALLFTVMNFLKTGTTGMVAQAGTREGAHAQAQLLARGLIVGAVIAALLLVAKPVLLPLLLTALGAEGEVLAAARTYASIRYWTAPGVMLNLALIGFLVGRRQVKTAMWIEIGYNLLNVGLGLWLVLGLDFGIAGVAWSSVAAEYVKLAIVSAIILRGHPDLMPALGDRATRCWANLKPFLSVNRDLFLRTVILMVSLAALTRLSAERGAVILAANGILYQLFIFSALLLDGFENAAQVLNGERKGASDRAGFIANVKAIQARGFLAAAALAAMFALFADPILASFAATSQVAAAAQAMAPWLVIIPFAGVAGFIFDGVYVGASWTRQLLFTMAGGAVAYAAALWLTWPMGNHGLWLSFVLFLVVRALLQWALLPGLLRRI